Proteins encoded within one genomic window of Sphaerotilus montanus:
- a CDS encoding bifunctional metallophosphatase/5'-nucleotidase has protein sequence MFLRPLRPLCHLLAAAGLVAALGACSTRPDLTAPPTPAPLTLTIAHLNDHHSQLEPIPAVELVLDGVATQVELGGFARQTTLFQQATAEKKNLLKLHAGDAVTGTLYYTFFKGEADARMMNTVCFDAFGYGNHEFDDGDGVLKNFLDQLYTADCQTAIVSANVVPAAGSPLAPSGTPVHKPYLVKTYDGVKVGIIGIDVAGKTKASSRPLAGTQFLDETTTAQKYIDELKGQGVKHIVLLTHQGYDADKKLAAALTDVDVIIGGDSHTLLGDFASFGLSSSGAYPTVVKNKDGGTVCIGQSWEYSKVFSLMNVKFDTQGAVASCAGNASVVIGDSFKRKNAAGTFVAVDDATKVALTAKLATDPRIKVTTPNTIAAGVLAGYTVQVEAQKAKVIGTATEALCLVRVPGETTNRSGGIAGCETANTLARGSDAAQVVAEAFLAASKRAHFALQNAGGVRTPISSGTLTMNTAFTVLPFSNVLVELNMTGAQVVQALEDAVANYRDNASSDGSHPYAAGLRWHLDLSKARGSRFSNVEVKDRTSGVWSAIDPAKTYTLVTNDFIATGKDGYTTLGQVYTAGNYVNTYLLYTQTFADWLVARGGTVSRPAAGDYSHQKVIGVAGVALP, from the coding sequence ATGTTTCTGCGTCCCCTGCGCCCCCTGTGTCACCTCCTCGCCGCCGCCGGTCTGGTGGCCGCCCTCGGTGCCTGCAGCACACGGCCCGACCTGACCGCTCCGCCGACCCCCGCCCCCCTGACGCTGACCATCGCACACCTCAACGACCACCACTCGCAACTGGAGCCGATCCCCGCCGTGGAACTGGTGCTCGACGGCGTGGCGACCCAGGTCGAACTCGGTGGCTTCGCGCGCCAGACCACGCTGTTCCAGCAGGCCACCGCCGAGAAGAAGAACCTGCTCAAGCTGCACGCAGGCGACGCGGTGACCGGCACGCTGTATTACACCTTCTTCAAGGGCGAGGCCGACGCGAGGATGATGAACACGGTCTGCTTCGACGCCTTCGGCTACGGCAACCACGAGTTCGACGACGGCGACGGCGTGCTGAAGAACTTCCTGGACCAGCTCTACACGGCCGACTGCCAGACCGCCATCGTCTCGGCCAACGTCGTGCCGGCAGCCGGCTCCCCTCTGGCCCCGTCGGGCACGCCAGTCCACAAGCCCTACCTGGTCAAGACCTATGACGGCGTGAAGGTCGGCATCATCGGCATCGACGTCGCCGGCAAGACCAAGGCGTCGTCGCGCCCGCTGGCCGGCACCCAGTTCCTCGACGAGACGACCACGGCGCAGAAGTACATCGACGAACTCAAGGGCCAGGGCGTGAAGCACATCGTGCTGCTGACGCACCAGGGCTACGACGCCGACAAGAAGCTGGCGGCCGCGCTGACCGACGTGGACGTGATCATCGGCGGCGACTCGCACACGCTGCTGGGCGACTTCGCCAGCTTCGGCCTCAGCAGCTCGGGCGCCTACCCGACGGTGGTGAAGAACAAGGACGGCGGCACGGTCTGCATCGGGCAGTCGTGGGAATACAGCAAGGTCTTCAGCCTGATGAACGTCAAGTTCGACACCCAGGGCGCGGTCGCGAGCTGCGCGGGCAACGCCTCGGTGGTGATCGGCGACAGCTTCAAGCGCAAGAACGCCGCCGGCACCTTCGTCGCGGTCGATGACGCCACCAAGGTCGCGCTGACCGCCAAGCTGGCCACCGACCCGCGCATCAAGGTGACGACGCCCAACACCATCGCCGCAGGCGTGCTGGCCGGCTACACCGTGCAGGTCGAGGCGCAGAAGGCCAAGGTCATCGGCACCGCGACCGAAGCGCTCTGCCTGGTGCGGGTGCCCGGCGAGACGACCAACCGCTCCGGCGGCATCGCCGGCTGCGAGACCGCCAACACGCTGGCCCGCGGCAGCGACGCCGCGCAGGTGGTGGCCGAAGCCTTCCTGGCCGCCAGCAAGCGCGCCCACTTCGCGCTGCAGAACGCCGGCGGCGTGCGCACGCCGATCAGCAGCGGCACGCTGACGATGAACACCGCGTTCACCGTGCTGCCCTTCTCCAACGTGCTGGTCGAGCTGAACATGACCGGCGCCCAGGTGGTCCAGGCCCTGGAGGACGCTGTCGCCAACTACCGCGACAACGCTTCGTCCGACGGCTCGCACCCCTACGCGGCCGGCCTGCGCTGGCACCTGGACCTGAGCAAGGCGCGTGGCAGCCGCTTCAGCAACGTGGAGGTGAAGGACCGCACCTCGGGCGTCTGGTCCGCCATCGATCCGGCCAAGACCTACACCCTGGTGACAAACGACTTCATCGCCACCGGCAAGGACGGCTACACCACGCTCGGCCAGGTCTACACGGCGGGCAACTACGTCAACACCTACCTGCTCTACACGCAGACCTTCGCCGACTGGCTGGTCGCGCGCGGCGGCACGGTGTCGCGTCCGGCGGCGGGCGACTACTCGCACCAGAAGGTGATCGGCGTGGCAGGCGTAGCGCTGCCCTGA
- a CDS encoding ATP-binding protein, which produces MSPDTVPTTARRPWRFGLRAQGLAVALVLLVVFPLVHEHYVGEMRTRLQQAQQRALLDVTEAYARALQPLSDPVAERLPGASIARSGFQVWLLDTELRVRGHWGSLVRQDTRFMADADPQADPQADALDRWIVRWVHPWVAPDTVDFSDLERASGPVLDDAVRAAAQGSIGVQQRSLSTRDARIFSVAAPVWGASGVEGVVVVEQGDDTITRAAWHARERLAVTTLLAFLVVAGVLALYAGRLTRRLLALQAEAESAVDAQGRVRRSRGLRLQASHDAEDELGDLSRSFSTLLQRLDGYHDYLQKLARLLGHELRTPITSIRMSLDNLRALSTTPADAVYFERTERGMDRINRVLSAMGEASRLEEMLASSPRIRFDLGAFLHDYVNTFAAGRPDRIFEVCVGPPAAWVLGDPDWAAQMLDKLLSNACDFAVAGTPIVVACERDAPHARQVRVSVSNQGPRLPAALATSLFEPFSSVRDGAASDQPHLGIGLHVVRLVAEYHGGQVAAQDRADGSGVVFTVTLPLEA; this is translated from the coding sequence ATGAGCCCCGACACCGTGCCGACCACGGCGCGCCGGCCGTGGCGCTTCGGCCTGCGCGCGCAGGGGCTGGCCGTGGCGCTGGTGCTGCTGGTGGTGTTTCCGCTGGTGCACGAGCACTACGTCGGCGAGATGCGCACACGCCTGCAGCAGGCCCAGCAGCGTGCGCTGCTCGACGTGACCGAGGCCTATGCCCGCGCGCTGCAGCCGCTGTCCGATCCGGTGGCCGAGCGCTTGCCGGGGGCGTCGATCGCGCGCAGCGGCTTCCAGGTCTGGCTGCTGGACACGGAGCTGCGGGTCCGCGGCCACTGGGGCAGCCTGGTGCGCCAGGACACGCGGTTCATGGCCGATGCCGACCCCCAGGCTGATCCCCAGGCCGATGCCCTGGACCGCTGGATCGTGCGCTGGGTCCACCCCTGGGTGGCGCCGGACACGGTCGATTTCTCCGACCTGGAGCGGGCGAGCGGTCCGGTCCTCGATGACGCGGTGCGGGCCGCCGCCCAGGGCAGCATCGGCGTGCAGCAGCGCAGCCTGTCGACCCGCGACGCGCGCATCTTCTCGGTGGCCGCGCCGGTGTGGGGGGCGTCGGGTGTCGAGGGCGTGGTGGTCGTGGAGCAGGGCGACGACACCATCACCCGCGCCGCCTGGCATGCCCGCGAACGGCTCGCGGTCACGACGCTGCTGGCCTTCCTGGTGGTGGCGGGCGTGCTGGCGCTGTACGCCGGCCGGCTCACCCGGCGCCTGCTGGCCTTGCAGGCCGAGGCGGAGAGCGCCGTGGACGCCCAGGGCCGTGTGCGCCGCAGCCGCGGTCTGCGCCTGCAGGCCAGCCACGATGCCGAGGACGAACTGGGCGACCTGTCGCGCAGCTTCTCGACCCTGCTGCAGCGCCTGGACGGCTACCACGACTACCTGCAGAAGCTCGCCCGCCTGCTCGGCCACGAGCTGCGCACGCCGATCACCTCGATCCGCATGTCGCTGGACAACCTGCGCGCGCTCAGCACCACGCCGGCCGACGCGGTCTACTTCGAGCGCACCGAGCGCGGCATGGACCGCATCAACCGCGTGCTGTCGGCCATGGGCGAGGCGTCGCGGCTGGAGGAGATGCTGGCCAGCAGCCCGCGCATTCGCTTCGACCTCGGCGCCTTCCTGCACGACTACGTCAACACCTTCGCGGCGGGCCGGCCGGACCGGATCTTCGAGGTCTGCGTCGGCCCGCCCGCCGCGTGGGTGCTGGGCGATCCCGACTGGGCTGCGCAGATGCTGGACAAGCTGCTCTCGAACGCCTGCGACTTCGCGGTGGCCGGCACGCCCATCGTGGTCGCGTGCGAGCGCGACGCGCCGCACGCGCGCCAGGTCCGCGTCAGCGTCTCGAACCAGGGGCCGCGCCTGCCGGCGGCGCTGGCGACCTCGCTGTTCGAGCCCTTCTCCTCGGTGCGCGACGGAGCGGCGTCCGACCAGCCGCACCTGGGCATCGGGCTCCATGTCGTGCGCCTGGTCGCCGAGTACCACGGCGGGCAGGTGGCGGCGCAGGACCGCGCGGACGGGAGCGGCGTGGTGTTCACCGTGACCCTGCCGCTGGAGGCCTGA
- a CDS encoding response regulator — translation MTKQIAVVEDEQDIRDNYLEALRRAGYQPRGHASRQEAEAAFAVQMPDLVLLDIGLGAERDAGMVLCQDLRARSKVVPIIILTNFDSESDVISGFRLGADDYLVKAHITMAQLLARVTALFRRQEALQQARRQEHVLDIGALRLDLERFEARWKDTAVDLTITEFEIIKALTRQVGHLRDRDTLMRSANIYVEPNTMTAHIKRIRTKFEAVDPAFSMIDTVYGRGYRWNGAAAR, via the coding sequence ATGACCAAGCAGATCGCCGTTGTCGAGGACGAACAGGACATCCGCGACAACTACCTGGAAGCCCTGCGCCGCGCCGGGTACCAGCCACGTGGCCACGCCTCCCGGCAAGAGGCCGAGGCTGCCTTCGCCGTCCAGATGCCGGACCTGGTCCTGCTGGACATCGGCCTGGGGGCCGAGCGTGATGCGGGCATGGTGCTGTGCCAGGACTTGCGGGCGCGCTCCAAGGTGGTGCCGATCATCATCCTGACCAACTTCGACAGCGAATCGGACGTCATCAGCGGCTTTCGCCTCGGGGCAGACGACTACCTCGTCAAGGCCCACATCACGATGGCGCAGCTGCTGGCGCGGGTCACGGCCCTGTTCCGCCGGCAGGAAGCCCTGCAGCAGGCGCGTCGCCAGGAACACGTCCTCGACATCGGCGCCCTGCGGCTGGACCTGGAGCGCTTCGAGGCCCGCTGGAAGGACACCGCGGTCGATCTGACGATCACCGAGTTCGAGATCATCAAGGCGCTCACCCGGCAGGTGGGCCACCTGCGTGACCGCGACACGCTGATGCGCTCGGCGAACATCTACGTCGAGCCCAACACCATGACCGCGCACATCAAGCGCATCCGCACCAAGTTCGAGGCGGTCGATCCGGCGTTCTCGATGATCGACACCGTCTACGGCCGCGGCTACCGCTGGAACGGCGCGGCCGCCCGATGA